The following proteins are encoded in a genomic region of Necator americanus strain Aroian chromosome II, whole genome shotgun sequence:
- a CDS encoding hypothetical protein (NECATOR_CHRII.G5637.T4): MYIPVDRETKFRLPVPNEDGDLREHRIVKCIASNREKIFMAIVTSDCVYIWLAYPHLLLCTLRISAGDVIERGTLNKAYWNYDSSHIVITTSRNNLLIYKVIVSSENCYNLIDPPDVHFRRSSQELFLRGPRPSLSLFPSIVVNLAAPASCCVPLREELFVCLRNGFIHHISWDGQVRAEYSLKLSGVPFAHDQLQSKPDFVTDQTVHVIDAVYAPLVGGYCIVLSDGRAALLTSSDSRFHPNSVLGVWALNMKDATCTDVNHKFRLLTFGCANGDVAAYHLDDADGSLVQTFRVALKVQNGPDVANRVGNVSGMQVLTNGGAFVAVWSSKAPASNGCASSNSQLPPTLAVFTPFGTQTWCSLESITDGNGTSVSYTSVDWGPEGYHLWLGRSDGLAILPMARSAALCNPVMDHTNHIVLLCSSRILISSKREREGNASAPHAVWSTLNPPHEYIASNWPIRYAAVDQDSAKTLVVAGLRGLAHCTLPTGRWKIFGNESHEASLMVTGGVLIWGGTVGTACYDVDSTREQLRFYPLNKKLDNRYASIHELECRVIMMSLRSDALVTFDIDGRIMMYHLEKKGDSADEPIKVLVDQIAEIRVGDLVTHPACLVSIHLTQLSLDSSASSFFTGVDTVLINVSGRLLTLNPHKSTKDVEMDEPFQLNQPIMVASFVEQIWHYRAVTDEEPKGLPHLINALWINCGSRGMRVWLPLISARRGMTSQDTSFISKRIMLPFELDICPLVICSNDCLAVGVESLPTSFYSGSKRAAVLYSLHRNSEVFAHHILRQLLKRNLGVFALEVAAACRGLPHFPHSLELLLHGVLEEEATSSEPIPDPLLPRCVAFIQEFPEFLRTVAHCARKTELALWSSLFAVTGSPNDLFEVCLRDSQLHTAASYLIVLQSIESTQTSQEQALRLLREALSAGEWSIAKDMVRFTRAIGLEDMDSPARTPPPSRTSSRRHAASINSVAEADDLVFARFQAAGRISKVRHSHADSRETNRKDSTGSSGKKAAARVASNDNAPPSPTQANPVAEKMNAILDGHAAHLLEEYCIRDLGFFVSALDLDIYQVLSPAVRKSVHEFPLALTRVHSQFSWPYPVASKKMVDQLEKRLGSMRCSRSAISLNGPVLTELTKSSKDSDITPTATVGSQEKSDLRAGSSSPSGDSTTIEFAHLLPVRENGNHIEACSSTLGSPGSSMTQFFDTPDGRGANTSDWQGVTLLVGEHSSGGSADSLAQMSQLISWLSNAGCLDWVFILCVVSRDIVRLRAEINVESVKKVGTEAFKHMMCGCGELLEWATQNCLGYVSILRVFAAHLEIVAEAVGLSRKHFTKRTSSQDGGLHTNNKSPPFKLASPPSENSLRASRTMAGGPKLRETFGIPGRRGRERTVGTPACCIEGVCRLDFHYFIKYCMAETPQLVKGRADVKLKNATMVGVEVKESKVTNIQAYSLLIGHLFVGDIIVAVNGVKITNTDEFIKALNSKLPGVVAIEYLRDEMCTCDVKPLPAIKPGCELFEVTITWRSGGTPIGLLIHRNFSGRVVVAMVESGCTASKVVKPGDVLVKVNDKEVNDRDVARKLIMESINSSKRVSLTLERLTFLTAGTPPLPSPRQQGSSVPSSKVPDASGLKSPIRRGSPNNFKLSAPPINTKVDVALPADVLAILEANKNFFMVQCTLPPCLKKSKGSVSTAHLEVAPVPHTETSIPYDPSPKPLKVTPKREGPKDGRATMRIRTRSFRQLAEEADSAAH; this comes from the exons ATGTATATTCCG GTTGATCGTGAGACAAAATTCCGTCTCCCTGTTCCCAATGAGGACGGTGATCTACGCGAACATCGCATTGTCAAATGTATCGCGTCGAACAGGGAGAAAATCTTCATGGCTATTGTCACCTCAGATTGCGTCTACATCTGGCTCGCTTAC CCTCATCTTCTCCTATGTACGTTAAGAATATCAGCTGGCGATGTCATTGAGAGAGGTACCTTGAATAAAGCGTACTGGAATTATGATTCATCTCACATAGTGATAACG ACTTCACGCAATAATCTGTTGATATATAAAGTGATTGTATCAAGCGAAAACTGCTACAACCTTATCGATCCTCCCGATGTCCATTTCCGAAGAAGCTCACAGGAGTTGTTTCTTCGTGGACCACGTCCTTCTCTTTCCTTATTCCCTTCAATTGTTGTTAACTTAGCTGCACCGGCTTCATG TTGTGTCCCTCTCCGAGAAGagctgtttgtttgtttgcggAATGGATTCATTCATCATATTTCTTGGGATGGCCAGGTTCGCGCCGAATACTCCTTAAAGCTATCTGGTGTTCCCTTCGCTCACGATCAGCTGCAGTCGAAAC CTGATTTTGTCACCGATCAGACGGTTCACGTTATTGATGCAGTTTACGCACCTCTTGTTGGCGGATACTGCATTGTACTGTCAGATGGTCGAGCTGCTCTACTTACTTCTTCTGATTCACGCTTCCATCCAAAT AGCGTTCTTGGTGTATGGGCTCTTAACATGAAGGACGCCACTTGTACAGATGTGAATCATAAGTTCAGGCTACTTACATTCGGATGCGCCAA CGGCGATGTAGCCGCATATCATTTGGATGATGCTGATGGTTCACTAGTTCAAACTTTTCGAGTTGCGCTGAAAGTCCAGAATGGTCCAG ATGTGGCAAATCGTGTAGGCAACGTCTCCGGAATGCAAGTGCTTACCAACGGCGGAGCATTCGTCGCAGTTTGGTCTTCCAAAGCTCCTGCGAGTAACGGATGCGCATCATCAAACTCACAGCTGCCACCTACTCTTGCTGTGTTCACACCATTCGGCACACAGACATGGTGTTCTTTGGAGTCTATTACTGATGG CAATGGGACTTCTGTGTCATACACATCAGTTGACTGGGGTCCCGAAGGTTACCATCTGTGGCTCGGGCGGAGTGATGGACTGGCAATTCTCCCAATGGCTAGATCCGCTGCACTGTGTAATCCGGTCATG GATCACACGAACCACATCGTGCTTCTGTGCAGTTCTCGGATTCTCATAAGTTCAAAGCGGGAGCGAGAAGGCAATGCAAGTGCTCCGCACGCCGTTTGGTCTACATTGAATCCCCCTCATGAATATATTGCTTCGAACTGGCCCATAcgc TACGCCGCTGTGGATCAGGACAGTGCTAAAACCCTGGTCGTAGCCGGACTTCGTGGTCTTGCTCATTGTACTCTTCCTACCGGTAGATGGAAAATATTTGGGAACGAAAGTCAT GAGGCTTCTCTCATGGTAACTGGTGGTGTTCTGATATGGGGAGGGACTGTTGGTACTGCTTGTTACGATGTAGACTCAACTCGCGAACAATTGCGGTTTTATCCCTTGAACAAAAAACTGGACAATCGCTACGCTTCGATACACGAATTAGAATGTCGTGTGATCATGATGTCGTTGAg AAGTGATGCATTGGTGACATTCGACATTGATGGCCGTATAATGATGTATCATCTAGAGAAGAAGGGTGACAGCGCCGACGAACCCATTAAG GTTTTGGTGGATCAGATCGCAGAAATCCGTGTAGGTGATTTGGTAACTCATCCCGCGTGCCTGGTTTCAATTCACCTGACTCAGCTAAGCTTAGATTCAT CagcttcttcctttttcactgGCGTGGACACAGTTCTCATAAATGTCTCTGGGCGATTATTGACGCTGAATCCACACAAATCAACGAAAGACGTGGAAATGGATGAACCATTTCAG TTGAATCAACCGATCATGGTGGCTTCTTTTGTCGAACAGATTTGGCATTATCGTGCGGTCACCGATGAGGAGCCAAAGGGACTACCTCATCTTATCAATGCGTTGTGGATCAATTGTGGATCTCGTGGCATGAGG GTTTGGCTGCCGCTAATATCAGCACGTCGTGGCATGACTAGTCAGGATACATCTTTCATTTCCAAGAGAATAATGCTTCCATTTGAATTAGACATTTGTCCTTTAG TTATATGTTCCAACGACTGTCTCGCAGTTGGTGTCGAAAGCTTACCAACATCATTTTACAGTGGTTCTAAGCGTGCAGCTGTACTTTATAGTCTGCATAGAAATAGCGAG GTTTTTGCCCATCACATTCTACGACAGCTGTTGAAGCGGAATCTTGGAGTATTCGCGTTAGAGGTAGCAGCAGCCTGCCGTGGTTTACCTCATTTTCCGCATTCTCTAGAATTGCTGTTGCATGGAGTACTTGAAGAGGAAGCTACAAGTAGTGAACCAATACCTG ATCCGTTGCTACCGAGATGTGTTGCATTTATTCAAGAGTTTCCTGAGTTTCTTCGCACTGTTGCCCACTGTGCGCGGAAAACGGAATTAGCACTGTGGTCGTCTTTGTTCGCAGTCACAGGATCACCGAATGATTTATTTGAG GTTTGTCTTCGTGATAGTCAGCTTCATACTGCGGCAAGCTACTTGATAGTATTACAAAGTATTGAAAGTACTCAGACCAGCCAAGAG cAAGCACTTCGACTTTTGCGAGAAGCTTTATCTGCTGGAGAGTGGAGCATAGCTAAGGACATGGTGCGTTTCACTCGAGCTATTGGTTTAGAGGACATGGACAGCCCTGCAAG AACCCCACCACCCTCGAGAACCTCCTCCCGCCGACACGCTGCTTCAATCAACAGCGTTGCAGAAGCCGATGACTTAGTATTTGCTCGATTTCAAGCTG CGGGACGAATCTCAAAAGTTCGTCATTCTCATGCTGACTCTCGTGAAACGAATCGGAAGGATTCTACAGGGAGTAGTGGAAAGAAAGCAGCGGCCAGG GTTGCATCTAATGACAATGCACCGCCTTCTCCCACTCAAGCTAATCCAGTTGCCGAGAAGATGAACGCTATCCTTGATGGTCACGCAGCACACCTACTGGAAGAGTATTGCATTAGGGATTTAG GCTTCTTCGTGTCCGCACTCGATCTCGATATATACCAAGTCTTATCGCCAGCCGTGCGGAAATCTGTGCACGAGTTCCCACTCGCTCTCACTCGCGTGCATTCGCAGTTTTCTTGGCCGTATCCTGTAGCTAGTAAAAAGATGGTGGATCAGCTAGAGAAGAGACTTGGTAGTATGCGATGCAGCCGGAGTGCCATATCGCTGAACG gcCCTGTCCTGACTGAACTTACGAAATCATCTAAAGACAGTGACATTACCCCTACAGCCACAGTCGGGTCACAAGAGAAAAGTGACTTAAGAGCCGGTAGCAGTTCTCCATCTGGCGATTCCACAACAATAGAATTTGCACATCTCCTTCCTGTTCGAGAGAACG GTAATCACATTGAAGCGTGTTCCTCTACTCTGGGATCACCTGGTAGCAGCATGACGCAATTTTTTGACACTCCTGATGGCAGAGGTGCAAATACAAGTGATTGGCAAG GAGTGACTCTTCTTGTTGGAGAGCATTCTAGTGGAGGTTCAGCGGATAGTCTTGCACAAATGTCGCAGTTGATTTCATGGCTCTCCAACGCTGGCTGCCTGGACTGGGTTTTCATA TTGTGTGTTGTTTCGCGGGATATCGTGCGGTTGCGTGCAGAAATTAATGTGGAGTCGGTTAAAAAAGTGGGAACTGAAGCATTCAAACACATGATGTGCGGATGTGGAGAACTACTGGAGTGGGCCACACAAAACTG TCTTGGTTACGTCTCAATTCTTCGAGTGTTTGCTGCTCACCTCGAAATTGTGGCAGAAGCTGTCGGATTATCTCGTAAGCACTTTACCAAAAGAACATCTTCACAGGACGGAGGACTTCatactaataataaaa GCCCTCCTTTCAAATTGGCCTCACCACCATCGGAGAATTCACTTAGAGCATCTCGCACCATGGCAGGCGGTCCTAAATTGAGGGAGACCTTTGGAATACCTGGTCGAAGAGGTCGAGAACGTA CGGTGGGTACGCCTGCTTGCTGTATCGAAGGAGTTTGCCGGTTGGATTTCCACTATTTTATCAAATATTGCATGGCTGAAACTCCACAGCTGGTGAAAGGAAGGGCCGATGTGAAACTTAAAAATGCTACGATGGTGGGGGTGGAAGTTAAGGAATCCAAG GTAACCAATATACAAGCTTATTCTCTGTTAATAGGCCATTTGTTTGTCGGGGACATTATTGTTGCGGTTAATGGAGTA aaaataacTAACACTGATGAATTTATAAAAGCACTCAATTCTAAACTCCCTGGTGTTGTTGCAATTGAATATCTTCGCGACGAGATGTGTACATGCGATGTGAAA CCGCTCCCTGCAATTAAACCGGGCTGTGAACTATTTGAAGTCACCATAACGTGGAGGTCTGGTGGGACTCCAATTGGTTTGCTTATCCACAGA AACTTTTCCGGAAGAGTCGTTGTTGCTATGGTTGAGAGTGGATGCACTGCATCGAAAGTCGTTAAACCAGGAGATGTACTCGTAAAGGTGAACGATAAGGAGGTGAATGACAGGGATGTTGCTAGAAAG CTTATTATGGAAAGCATTAACTCATCGAAACGAGTTTCACTCACTCTGGAACGCCTCACTTTCTTAACCGCAGGAACACCTCCGCTGCCGTCACCTCGTCAGCAGGGCAGCTCAGTACCTTCTTCCAAAGTTCCGGACGCGAGTGGATTGAAGTCG CCCATAAGAAGAGGTTCTCCGAACAATTTCAAACTATCAGCACCGCCAATAAATACAAAG GTGGATGTTGCCCTACCTGCTGACGTACTCGCTATATTAGAAgcaaataagaatttttttatggtCCAATGCACTTTACCACCATGTCTGAAGAAAAGTAAAGGGAGTGTCTCCACAG ctCATCTCGAAGTTGCGCCGGTACCGCACACCGAAACAAGCATCCCTTACGATCCTTCACCGAAACCTTTAAAGGTGACTCCGAAGAGG GAGGGACCCAAAGACGGACGAGCTACTATGCGAATCCGTACGCGTTCTTTCCGTCAGCTTGCGGAAGAGGCGGACTCAGCAGCCCATTAG
- a CDS encoding hypothetical protein (NECATOR_CHRII.G5637.T3), with amino-acid sequence MYIPVDRETKFRLPVPNEDGDLREHRIVKCIASNREKIFMAIVTSDCVYIWLAYPHLLLCTLRISAGDVIERGTLNKAYWNYDSSHIVITTSRNNLLIYKVIVSSENCYNLIDPPDVHFRRSSQELFLRGPRPSLSLFPSIVVNLAAPASCCVPLREELFVCLRNGFIHHISWDGQVRAEYSLKLSGVPFAHDQLQSKPDFVTDQTVHVIDAVYAPLVGGYCIVLSDGRAALLTSSDSRFHPNSVLGVWALNMKDATCTDVNHKFRLLTFGCANGDVAAYHLDDADGSLVQTFRVALKVQNGPDVANRVGNVSGMQVLTNGGAFVAVWSSKAPASNGCASSNSQLPPTLAVFTPFGTQTWCSLESITDGNGTSVSYTSVDWGPEGYHLWLGRSDGLAILPMARSAALCNPVMDHTNHIVLLCSSRILISSKREREGNASAPHAVWSTLNPPHEYIASNWPIRYAAVDQDSAKTLVVAGLRGLAHCTLPTGRWKIFGNESHEASLMVTGGVLIWGGTVGTACYDVDSTREQLRFYPLNKKLDNRYASIHELECRVIMMSLRSDALVTFDIDGRIMMYHLEKKGDSADEPIKVLVDQIAEIRVGDLVTHPACLVSIHLTQLSLDSSASSFFTGVDTVLINVSGRLLTLNPHKSTKDVEMDEPFQLNQPIMVASFVEQIWHYRAVTDEEPKGLPHLINALWINCGSRGMRVWLPLISARRGMTSQDTSFISKRIMLPFELDICPLVICSNDCLAVGVESLPTSFYSGSKRAAVLYSLHRNSEVFAHHILRQLLKRNLGVFALEVAAACRGLPHFPHSLELLLHGVLEEEATSSEPIPDPLLPRCVAFIQEFPEFLRTVAHCARKTELALWSSLFAVTGSPNDLFEVCLRDSQLHTAASYLIVLQSIESTQTSQEQALRLLREALSAGEWSIAKDMVRFTRAIGLEDMDSPARTPPPSRTSSRRHAASINSVAEADDLVFARFQAAGRISKVRHSHADSRETNRKDSTGSSGKKAAARVASNDNAPPSPTQANPVAEKMNAILDGHAAHLLEEYCIRDLGFFVSALDLDIYQVLSPAVRKSVHEFPLALTRVHSQFSWPYPVASKKMVDQLEKRLGSMRCSRSAISLNGPVLTELTKSSKDSDITPTATVGSQEKSDLRAGSSSPSGDSTTIEFAHLLPVRENGNHIEACSSTLGSPGSSMTQFFDTPDGRGANTSDWQGVTLLVGEHSSGGSADSLAQMSQLISWLSNAGCLDWVFILCVVSRDIVRLRAEINVESVKKVGTEAFKHMMCGCGELLEWATQNCLGYVSILRVFAAHLEIVAEAVGLSRKHFTKRTSSQDGGLHTNNKSPPFKLASPPSENSLRASRTMAGGPKLRETFGIPGRRGRERTVGTPACCIEGVCRLDFHYFIKYCMAETPQLVKGRADVKLKNATMVGVEVKESKVTNIQAYSLLIGHLFVGDIIVAVNGVKITNTDEFIKALNSKLPGVVAIEYLRDEMCTCDVKPLPAIKPGCELFEVTITWRSGGTPIGLLIHRNFSGRVVVAMVESGCTASKVVKPGDVLVKVNDKELIMESINSSKRVSLTLERLTFLTAGTPPLPSPRQQGSSVPSSKVPDASGLKSPIRRGSPNNFKLSAPPINTKVDVALPADVLAILEANKNFFMVQCTLPPCLKKSKGSVSTAHLEVAPVPHTETSIPYDPSPKPLKVTPKREGPKDGRATMRIRTRSFRQLAEEADSAAH; translated from the exons ATGTATATTCCG GTTGATCGTGAGACAAAATTCCGTCTCCCTGTTCCCAATGAGGACGGTGATCTACGCGAACATCGCATTGTCAAATGTATCGCGTCGAACAGGGAGAAAATCTTCATGGCTATTGTCACCTCAGATTGCGTCTACATCTGGCTCGCTTAC CCTCATCTTCTCCTATGTACGTTAAGAATATCAGCTGGCGATGTCATTGAGAGAGGTACCTTGAATAAAGCGTACTGGAATTATGATTCATCTCACATAGTGATAACG ACTTCACGCAATAATCTGTTGATATATAAAGTGATTGTATCAAGCGAAAACTGCTACAACCTTATCGATCCTCCCGATGTCCATTTCCGAAGAAGCTCACAGGAGTTGTTTCTTCGTGGACCACGTCCTTCTCTTTCCTTATTCCCTTCAATTGTTGTTAACTTAGCTGCACCGGCTTCATG TTGTGTCCCTCTCCGAGAAGagctgtttgtttgtttgcggAATGGATTCATTCATCATATTTCTTGGGATGGCCAGGTTCGCGCCGAATACTCCTTAAAGCTATCTGGTGTTCCCTTCGCTCACGATCAGCTGCAGTCGAAAC CTGATTTTGTCACCGATCAGACGGTTCACGTTATTGATGCAGTTTACGCACCTCTTGTTGGCGGATACTGCATTGTACTGTCAGATGGTCGAGCTGCTCTACTTACTTCTTCTGATTCACGCTTCCATCCAAAT AGCGTTCTTGGTGTATGGGCTCTTAACATGAAGGACGCCACTTGTACAGATGTGAATCATAAGTTCAGGCTACTTACATTCGGATGCGCCAA CGGCGATGTAGCCGCATATCATTTGGATGATGCTGATGGTTCACTAGTTCAAACTTTTCGAGTTGCGCTGAAAGTCCAGAATGGTCCAG ATGTGGCAAATCGTGTAGGCAACGTCTCCGGAATGCAAGTGCTTACCAACGGCGGAGCATTCGTCGCAGTTTGGTCTTCCAAAGCTCCTGCGAGTAACGGATGCGCATCATCAAACTCACAGCTGCCACCTACTCTTGCTGTGTTCACACCATTCGGCACACAGACATGGTGTTCTTTGGAGTCTATTACTGATGG CAATGGGACTTCTGTGTCATACACATCAGTTGACTGGGGTCCCGAAGGTTACCATCTGTGGCTCGGGCGGAGTGATGGACTGGCAATTCTCCCAATGGCTAGATCCGCTGCACTGTGTAATCCGGTCATG GATCACACGAACCACATCGTGCTTCTGTGCAGTTCTCGGATTCTCATAAGTTCAAAGCGGGAGCGAGAAGGCAATGCAAGTGCTCCGCACGCCGTTTGGTCTACATTGAATCCCCCTCATGAATATATTGCTTCGAACTGGCCCATAcgc TACGCCGCTGTGGATCAGGACAGTGCTAAAACCCTGGTCGTAGCCGGACTTCGTGGTCTTGCTCATTGTACTCTTCCTACCGGTAGATGGAAAATATTTGGGAACGAAAGTCAT GAGGCTTCTCTCATGGTAACTGGTGGTGTTCTGATATGGGGAGGGACTGTTGGTACTGCTTGTTACGATGTAGACTCAACTCGCGAACAATTGCGGTTTTATCCCTTGAACAAAAAACTGGACAATCGCTACGCTTCGATACACGAATTAGAATGTCGTGTGATCATGATGTCGTTGAg AAGTGATGCATTGGTGACATTCGACATTGATGGCCGTATAATGATGTATCATCTAGAGAAGAAGGGTGACAGCGCCGACGAACCCATTAAG GTTTTGGTGGATCAGATCGCAGAAATCCGTGTAGGTGATTTGGTAACTCATCCCGCGTGCCTGGTTTCAATTCACCTGACTCAGCTAAGCTTAGATTCAT CagcttcttcctttttcactgGCGTGGACACAGTTCTCATAAATGTCTCTGGGCGATTATTGACGCTGAATCCACACAAATCAACGAAAGACGTGGAAATGGATGAACCATTTCAG TTGAATCAACCGATCATGGTGGCTTCTTTTGTCGAACAGATTTGGCATTATCGTGCGGTCACCGATGAGGAGCCAAAGGGACTACCTCATCTTATCAATGCGTTGTGGATCAATTGTGGATCTCGTGGCATGAGG GTTTGGCTGCCGCTAATATCAGCACGTCGTGGCATGACTAGTCAGGATACATCTTTCATTTCCAAGAGAATAATGCTTCCATTTGAATTAGACATTTGTCCTTTAG TTATATGTTCCAACGACTGTCTCGCAGTTGGTGTCGAAAGCTTACCAACATCATTTTACAGTGGTTCTAAGCGTGCAGCTGTACTTTATAGTCTGCATAGAAATAGCGAG GTTTTTGCCCATCACATTCTACGACAGCTGTTGAAGCGGAATCTTGGAGTATTCGCGTTAGAGGTAGCAGCAGCCTGCCGTGGTTTACCTCATTTTCCGCATTCTCTAGAATTGCTGTTGCATGGAGTACTTGAAGAGGAAGCTACAAGTAGTGAACCAATACCTG ATCCGTTGCTACCGAGATGTGTTGCATTTATTCAAGAGTTTCCTGAGTTTCTTCGCACTGTTGCCCACTGTGCGCGGAAAACGGAATTAGCACTGTGGTCGTCTTTGTTCGCAGTCACAGGATCACCGAATGATTTATTTGAG GTTTGTCTTCGTGATAGTCAGCTTCATACTGCGGCAAGCTACTTGATAGTATTACAAAGTATTGAAAGTACTCAGACCAGCCAAGAG cAAGCACTTCGACTTTTGCGAGAAGCTTTATCTGCTGGAGAGTGGAGCATAGCTAAGGACATGGTGCGTTTCACTCGAGCTATTGGTTTAGAGGACATGGACAGCCCTGCAAG AACCCCACCACCCTCGAGAACCTCCTCCCGCCGACACGCTGCTTCAATCAACAGCGTTGCAGAAGCCGATGACTTAGTATTTGCTCGATTTCAAGCTG CGGGACGAATCTCAAAAGTTCGTCATTCTCATGCTGACTCTCGTGAAACGAATCGGAAGGATTCTACAGGGAGTAGTGGAAAGAAAGCAGCGGCCAGG GTTGCATCTAATGACAATGCACCGCCTTCTCCCACTCAAGCTAATCCAGTTGCCGAGAAGATGAACGCTATCCTTGATGGTCACGCAGCACACCTACTGGAAGAGTATTGCATTAGGGATTTAG GCTTCTTCGTGTCCGCACTCGATCTCGATATATACCAAGTCTTATCGCCAGCCGTGCGGAAATCTGTGCACGAGTTCCCACTCGCTCTCACTCGCGTGCATTCGCAGTTTTCTTGGCCGTATCCTGTAGCTAGTAAAAAGATGGTGGATCAGCTAGAGAAGAGACTTGGTAGTATGCGATGCAGCCGGAGTGCCATATCGCTGAACG gcCCTGTCCTGACTGAACTTACGAAATCATCTAAAGACAGTGACATTACCCCTACAGCCACAGTCGGGTCACAAGAGAAAAGTGACTTAAGAGCCGGTAGCAGTTCTCCATCTGGCGATTCCACAACAATAGAATTTGCACATCTCCTTCCTGTTCGAGAGAACG GTAATCACATTGAAGCGTGTTCCTCTACTCTGGGATCACCTGGTAGCAGCATGACGCAATTTTTTGACACTCCTGATGGCAGAGGTGCAAATACAAGTGATTGGCAAG GAGTGACTCTTCTTGTTGGAGAGCATTCTAGTGGAGGTTCAGCGGATAGTCTTGCACAAATGTCGCAGTTGATTTCATGGCTCTCCAACGCTGGCTGCCTGGACTGGGTTTTCATA TTGTGTGTTGTTTCGCGGGATATCGTGCGGTTGCGTGCAGAAATTAATGTGGAGTCGGTTAAAAAAGTGGGAACTGAAGCATTCAAACACATGATGTGCGGATGTGGAGAACTACTGGAGTGGGCCACACAAAACTG TCTTGGTTACGTCTCAATTCTTCGAGTGTTTGCTGCTCACCTCGAAATTGTGGCAGAAGCTGTCGGATTATCTCGTAAGCACTTTACCAAAAGAACATCTTCACAGGACGGAGGACTTCatactaataataaaa GCCCTCCTTTCAAATTGGCCTCACCACCATCGGAGAATTCACTTAGAGCATCTCGCACCATGGCAGGCGGTCCTAAATTGAGGGAGACCTTTGGAATACCTGGTCGAAGAGGTCGAGAACGTA CGGTGGGTACGCCTGCTTGCTGTATCGAAGGAGTTTGCCGGTTGGATTTCCACTATTTTATCAAATATTGCATGGCTGAAACTCCACAGCTGGTGAAAGGAAGGGCCGATGTGAAACTTAAAAATGCTACGATGGTGGGGGTGGAAGTTAAGGAATCCAAG GTAACCAATATACAAGCTTATTCTCTGTTAATAGGCCATTTGTTTGTCGGGGACATTATTGTTGCGGTTAATGGAGTA aaaataacTAACACTGATGAATTTATAAAAGCACTCAATTCTAAACTCCCTGGTGTTGTTGCAATTGAATATCTTCGCGACGAGATGTGTACATGCGATGTGAAA CCGCTCCCTGCAATTAAACCGGGCTGTGAACTATTTGAAGTCACCATAACGTGGAGGTCTGGTGGGACTCCAATTGGTTTGCTTATCCACAGA AACTTTTCCGGAAGAGTCGTTGTTGCTATGGTTGAGAGTGGATGCACTGCATCGAAAGTCGTTAAACCAGGAGATGTACTCGTAAAGGTGAACGATAAGGAG CTTATTATGGAAAGCATTAACTCATCGAAACGAGTTTCACTCACTCTGGAACGCCTCACTTTCTTAACCGCAGGAACACCTCCGCTGCCGTCACCTCGTCAGCAGGGCAGCTCAGTACCTTCTTCCAAAGTTCCGGACGCGAGTGGATTGAAGTCG CCCATAAGAAGAGGTTCTCCGAACAATTTCAAACTATCAGCACCGCCAATAAATACAAAG GTGGATGTTGCCCTACCTGCTGACGTACTCGCTATATTAGAAgcaaataagaatttttttatggtCCAATGCACTTTACCACCATGTCTGAAGAAAAGTAAAGGGAGTGTCTCCACAG ctCATCTCGAAGTTGCGCCGGTACCGCACACCGAAACAAGCATCCCTTACGATCCTTCACCGAAACCTTTAAAGGTGACTCCGAAGAGG GAGGGACCCAAAGACGGACGAGCTACTATGCGAATCCGTACGCGTTCTTTCCGTCAGCTTGCGGAAGAGGCGGACTCAGCAGCCCATTAG